TGTTGAATGAACATAATTATAATGCCGTGTGAGTTCTGCTGTGATGGAGACGTAACCAGTATGCCAGGCAAGCCCATAGAAAGAATAACTAACCTCTGATCTGTTTGGCGATTCAGGGTAAGGGACAGTTATGGACAGCCTCCAAGCTATCCAGGCTCAGTATTAAAAGAAGGCAGGAGAGGTGGGGAGCAGTTGTTCCAGAGGGAACAGCAGCTTGCAAACTTACGGATGCACTGAAGATGAGAGAGGCTGAGACGAAGGAGAGGGAAAAATGTAAAGACCCTTAAGTGGGGCCACCCAGGCAGAGGGGTTCAAGCTGAATCTTTGAAGCAATGAGGGATTTGAAGCAAGAGACTAACaatcatattttactttttacttctatttctttttattatcaaTCTTTAATTTATGTCTTCATTGTCGCAGACACCCCCATAGACTCTAGAAAggtgtaattaaaatggcaagttcttgtgtgtgtgtgtgtgtgtgtattttcagcACTTTGAAAATCTACCATCTAATCAAGAATCACCATGTTTTTCTTGCATTTCCTTAAAGGAAAAACATACTctttgtttctaaaaataaaacaggcttaatatttctttttttttttttaggtcacaAAAGAGAGTaagctttatttatttgtatttttcttttttttcaggctTAATATTTCTGACACATACTTTAAACTTACATTTTAAACCACATAAAAGGTAGCTCAGTCCCAATAggtcctatatttagtttttaacaAGTCAGTCGACAGGTCATCCAAGGCAAATTATTTCACCTCTCAAGGACTCATTAgcctaatttataaatgaagGAGAGTTATTATTCCCAGGTCTCTCAGACCAttgcagagaaaataaattttaacaaaGTGCCACAAGTCTTTTCGATAAAAGATACGAGTTTTTCATAAACTTGTTATTTTACAACTGTTTCTAATCTGTAACCCTAAGACTTATTTCTAACTACAGAAAAATAGTATTCCACACAGAATAGTAACAATTCCTTTATCCCTATAAGGTTGACTCAAAATTGTATGCATTCTAAATAAGAGACTGATGCCTCTCTGTCATGAAATTCTAATTGTGAGAGTCTGCAAATCCCTTTATAACgtttttcttaaaatgtcaaaataatcTCCTCCTGCTAATTTTTTGTCCTTTGAACCCAGTCCTTTCCTTTCTATCATAACTGATAACAACAGTAACTTATAATAATATGTTATGTATATGACAGATCTTCCACTAGACTCTCAGTTCCATGAAAGCAGAGATGATGTCTATTTTGCCCACTGTTGTATATGCAACAtttatcacagtgcctggcacatggtgattgctcaataaatgtctactgaagaattttttaaatactgaaagaatATTAATTAGTCCTGAGTAAAAGGGTGAGCACTTTAGCAGGTATTCATTTACTCAAAGATAAATCGGGATGAAATCCAGGGACACCAGCAGAGATTACGAACTCTTTCTTCCAAAGCAGAGCCACagagaacttttttaaaattcgAAATTTAATTTCTATGTCAGCCATTTTCTCTAATTGCATGTATGAACTTCTAGATAAATGTTTCCTCTTCCCTATAAGGTTGCTCTTTTACTTACCTttagctatttttttcttctttggactatgtctcctttcccttttcctttccttgagTTTGAGCTGCAACTTACTAGGTTAGTGATGATAATAATTTATCTGTGTAGCACTTTATGGCTGTCTACAGACCTTCACCCATTTTTATCTCAAGTGAGCCTCACAATAATCTTCAGAGTGGAAGAATAGAGATATAGTTACCCCTATTTTGCAGAGGAGAAAGATGAGGCTCCAAGAAAGTAACCAGCAGTACTGGGACCAGCGAAGAGCTCTTCTAACTCATAATctgcacctcctccaaaaaaatccACACGGACATGCCCACTGTCATGCACTGATATACAGATACACTTAAAGGAAGTGAGAAGCACCATGATCTGAACTTTGAGTGAGTCAAAGTTGAGTGGAAATGGCCTGAGTCATCAGGACGACCCCAGACAAGAGCTCATTCTGTGCTCCCTCTTTTATGCTGAACTAAGCCTGAGCCTAAACAGTGCACCAGAACTAGAATCCAGGTCTTTCCTACCACAGCTACGTTTGATTTGGGGGAGAAAATGCACTACACTGGGGGcaaaaaagtgaacaaagtcaaatGTGAACAGATTAGCTTAGGCCCTTAACTTCACTTTCCACTGGTGGCAATATTAGTACCGTGAtcttaaattattcttttatttagtaTGTAGACATAAGCTAAAAATTCAACTTTCCCACATCtagcagaaaaggaaacaaggCAAGCCAGTTCTCAATAGAAAGATAAATGACCAATGCATATATGAAAGGATGTTTTAATCTCACAGttatgaaagaaatacaaatatacaaaCAATGAAAATACATCCCACCCTCCAAATTGGCAAACactcttaaaataaaatatccattAAAAGTATAGGGAAACAGGAATTCTCAAACACAGCAGATGGGAAagcataaacagaaaaaaaaataggtgaattGAATCATTCTGGAGAGCACTATGGCAGTGAATATCAAAGGCCTTAAAATATCATTAACTAATATTTGCTTCAATAATTATTCCTGTTTCTGAAATGATCAGAAATGTGCATAAAGACTGATATACACAGTTGTTACTATCACCACAATTATCATAGAGAAAAACTGCAAATAGCTTCAATGATTAATAATATGAGATGTTTAAGCAACTTACAGGCACATTTATATAATGAATgctaggaaatatttttaaataacattatcAGATATACTTAAAATACAAGATAATGAAATGTATATGATTAAGCAAAAAGTCAAGTTGTAGAATAGTAGGTACAATATGATTCCAGTGATGTGataaaatgataaacaaatgTATAGAAAAATGACTAGAGGGATACATATGTGTAAATATTGATAGAAATTTCTCTTGATGTTAAGATTTTGgatgagttttgttttctttatatttttccatattgtctgaatttttaaatgaatatattacattttatgataaaaatggaataatagtATATTTCTCCATATCAGTGTAAGTTTGATCTTCAAAAATCCCCAAACTAAATCAATCCAATGTTACgtcaattatatatcaattagaattagttaattttttaatgttccaAAGGTAAAGGAAAGTTGCTAAAATTTAATTCACCTCTTTAAAACAAGGATACTTCATCAGACCAATTGATAACAGATAAAAGTAAAGACAATAAAAGCTGACCAGCACCAGGGAGAAGCTCTATGTACTAAAGGTGTACTGCCATGCATATTCCCCGTCAGGGCTGGTGCTGGAATTATAATAGCAGAAGCTTTTCATGATACCTCATAAAGCTTGTATTCTAGTGACAAATAGCAAGAGTAATCAGTTCAGATTTAGCAATGAACTCAAATAAAGGTTAATTAGGAAAATAGAGACTCTTTACAAGCATCTAAATGTCAAACCAATCAAAGGATAATGGGTACACTAACATAAACAAGAACCAGGAAAGAAGCCTTCTGGTTGCACCAACACCCACTGGGGAAGGTATATAAGAGCCCCAGAGCAAGGAGAGACATTCGCATCTCAGAAGctcatctttttttaaaccaaaccAATAAAAAATCACAGATTCCCAAGGCCATGGCTTGCTGTGTTTCCTGCGACGGCTGCAGTGTTCGCACCGGCCCCGCCACCACCATCTGCTCCTTTGATAAGTCCTGCCGGTGTGGAGTCTGCCTGCCCAGCACCTGCCCACACACGGTTTGGTTACTGGAGCCAACCTGCTGTGACAACTGCCCCCCACCCTGCCACATTCCTCAGCCCTGTGTGCCCACCTGCTTCCTGCTCAACTCCTCCCAGCCCACCCCATGCCTGGAGACCCTCAACCTCACAACTTACACTCAGCCCTGCTCTGAGCCCTGCGTCCCAAGATGCTGCTGATTGATGACTGCTTCCCTCAGTGCCTGACATGGAAAGGGTCAACCCAGAAGCTTTAGTGTTCACCTGTTTCCATACCTGCAACTGATTGGCTCCGCTTTTGAAGTTGGGTCAAGGATGGTGCTTgatccaagaaaagaaaaaagaaactgagagaCTTTCAATGGCCATGTAGCAGCTAACAGTAACCAAAGGCAATTTGAATAGGTGGATGCCTACAGGCTTCCCAAAGTTCAATTCTTTCATATTGAAGTGTATCTTTCTTTGGGTGCTTTGGGAATTCTTGGGTGGTATCTTTCTGGAAACTGAGGAGCTTCCTCATGATTATTCTAATAAATTCTACATCTCTGGCATAGCACAAATGTTTGCAATTACTTCTGTTTATTTCTGTTAATTCATTAAATGTGTTTCTTAACTCCAAAggtcagcattttaaggaactgggaacatctgcaaaactgaaaaaagtGGCAATACAAATATTTCTTGGTTCTGTTGTTCTTGCTGTTTTATGAAAACTAAATGGCCTTACATATAAAATGGTCCAGTATATGGGCTTACTTTCACTGACTTCAAAAAAAATGGTTTGAGGTAGGTTGGGAAATACTGAACATGATCTGAAGACCAAATGTGACATAACATATCAACTAATTAAGGTGCATGATCTATTTATGCAAAAAATAGCATAATAATGTCATTcactcaataaacacttgttaaGTATCTATTATGTGCCCAGTATTTTACCACCTCTGCTTAAAATGAGCTGACTGTCTGAAAGGTGAGGCAGATACATACACAACACCCACTGATTCCTTCATATGATTAACAATTATTTACTGAATTCCAgacattgcatttaaaaaaaaaaatacatgctctACCAATAACATTAATAAACTGCTGTGGCAATGAGTgcgtatatgtccatgaatgactgaaaaattgtgctgaacactggaatttgacacaacattgtaaaatgattataaatcaacaaaaaatgttaaaaaaaataaaataaaataaactgctgTGGTGCCACAAACTTGAGAACAATTAAGAAATTAAGGCTAGGTGGAGcggagccaagatggcagagtagagagactcacagctcaccctcttcCACATATACAGCAAGAAtcacatctacaaacccactgaatcgcacagaacacctactgaactccagcagagtgtctctcatttcgaaatacaggaggattctcacaaaatctggtaagagaagaaagagaaaagaaaaaattagtgtaggaccagtcctgcagggagggagtggcataggaagaaaggcaccctcacgCTGGGATATGCCCTCTCCAGGTGGaaggtcagcagggacagaagtggagcttctgaggctcagaggagaaagtgacAACCACTTGGCAGATAGAACTAAGGGAAACTGccacaaagggtccctgtgatccccagccctagatgcgaGCTGGCAGGAATGAGCTGGGATTGGCTGCTGGGGATCAGTGagaagcccaggcagagggcaggagcCCACTGCAtgaaggcagcctcaggggactggagggcagtgtgagctctagCTGAGGGTGTGTGTGGAATAGAACAGACTAGGAACCCCCCCCCATAAAAAAACACCACTCTTGGTGTTGGGGGCAGAAGCACGATGCAGACGCACAAAAGCtgctttctccacttggctccattgctgCTGtgttctcgcgagaagagagatGGGGCTCAGTCATAGCCATCACTGCTGCGCAGAGGCAAGGCTGAAGGCTGAATCCATGCTCTGCAACTGCAAGAGCGGGGCTGAGATTTCTTCACAGCCCCAAGCAGAAAGGGAAGATTTGTTCTCTCTGGACCCCTGTGGACCTGCACCTCTTGGACGAAAAGGCAGTGAGTGGGCAAGTATAGGTATCTACAACAGGCTGGCACACCATATTGTATGCGGAGGTAGGGCTGGGATCGGCACAGACACTGTGGCACACCACAGATTTAGGCATGTGACTGCATGCTTGCTATGGCAGGTCCTAGTACCTGACATTGGCGGATCTGCACTGGtggttcctggggctcagaacctggaGGACATCAGAGCAGGTGGCCAACATTCCCGCAGCTAAGGAGGGGACAAAGGCAGCGTCAACAAAGAGGACTTTGTAagcctgcataacaagtgacagacaacaccacagaggaCATTTCCCAGTGGACATCTCATGCCTACTCTTCTTCTCAGATGAAGTACTCTGACTCTGCCTACTACACACCAGAGCTCAGAAACGTGTCTAAgagcctctattccagcaacaggggagcagaccaagcccctgtcaaggctgtgacatCTACAGAACAAAAAAAGAGGCCCTGCTCAGCAACAACAATCAGGGAAGACTCTGATCACCACATGAACCACAccccaatcaaagggataacagccaacattCACAGAAGAAAGACATGGCAACCATCTATACTAAGAACAGCCATCACAACAAAACTACCAGATGCatacagtctacacaggaatgctcccagtttaaataaaaacaaacaaaaaataaaacagtccttcaagaccacagtagataactgatactcctaaatccatagagccagagaaatataagtaaaatgaagaagtagAAGAACTCCCaactaaaagaacaagagaaatcccctgaaagaatgatcaatggaAACAGACCtggatagtctactagatcatgacttcaaaaagggaagGATCAATGCAataaaggaactaaaagagactatcagtagagacagaaaatactttaaaaaggaaaataaaactataaagaagagccaattcaaaacagaaaactcaattgctgagataagagccgagctaaaggcagtcaaaagcagactagataatgcagaggaatgaataagtgacttagaagacaggataacagaagtcacccaatcagaaaaacagatagaaaagcaaataaaaaccaacaaaagcaatataagggacctatgagataatataaagcatgccaacctacacataataggggtcccagaaggagaagaaagagaaaaagggattgaaaaggtatttgaagaaatcatgactgaaaactttccaaacctaaagaaggaaacagatatccaagtgtAGGAgtcacagagggtcccaaacaagaagaacccaaacagacccacaccaagacatattataattaagatggccaaatttaaagataaagaaaggattctaaaggcagcaagagaaaaacaaagagttaattacaagggaacccacataaggctttcagctgatttctctacacaaacactgctagccagaagggagaggcaagaaatgttcaaagtcctgaatgagaaaaaggtGAAACCTACGGTACTGTATCTGGCAAGACTATACTTTAAAgtagaaggaaagataaagaatttcagagacaagcaaaaactaaaagaattcagcaatactaaacctatgccaaaagaaatattgaaaggcctactctaaatagaaaagaaacaggaagctatagaattgagaaaaccataattggaaatgtaataaCTACAGTGAAATACAAGAGAAtgaacatgaagatgtaaaaataaataaataaaaataaagaatatcaaaatcataaaagatgggtgaggggagcaagaaaatacagattttttttcctctgtctctccacttttctttgttctttttgggATGTGTTTGAACCCACATGGCTATCAGcctaaagcaaacagataaagTAAGGGgttaacatatttgaaaaacagggtaaccacaaatcaaaagcataaaatagagtcttaaaaccaaaaagaaatcaaggtaatacaaaagaaaattatcaaaccacaaaaagaaaaacaaaaaggaaaagaaaggaacaaagaagaaataccaaatcaactggaaaacaaagttcaaaatggccaaaaacacacatctatcaataattactataaatgtcaatggattaaatgctccagtcaaaagacacagattgGCAGAtttgataataaaacaaaagcctacaatatgctgcctacaagagatccactttagaataaaggacacacatagattgaaagtgagagggtggaaaaagatatttcatgcaaatgggaatgacaagaaagtgggagtagcaatactcatatcagacaaaatagactttaaaacaaaggccataaagagagataaaaaagcacactatataatgatcaaaaAAGCAATACAAGATAAAGCTATTACacttaacatatatgcacccaatataggagcacctaaatatatttttaaaagactaacagacataaagggagaaattgatgagcATACCATAATAgcaggagactttaacaccctacTAACACCACTGGAAAGGTCTTCCAGACAAAttcaataaggcaatggagatactaaatgacacaatggaacagttggacttggttaatatttttaggacattaaatCCccccaaacagaatatacatccttttcaagtgctcatggaaaATTCTCTGAAATAATAGACCACACACTTGGGCACaaaaaaagcctcaacaaatttaagaggacagaaattgtttcaagtatcttttctgaccacaatgccatgaaactagaaatcaaccacagaagaaCAAAGGAGTAAAAAAcgacagcatggagactaaacaacatgttactaaaaaaaccaatgggtcaataccttgagacaaacgacaatgaaaacacaaccacataaaatctatgggatgcagcaaaagtagtcctaagagggaagttcatagtgatacaggccttcctcaaaaaaaaaaaaaaaaaactcaaataaacagcctaacctaccacctaaaaggattagaaaaagaagaacaaacaaaagccaaagt
This portion of the Vicugna pacos chromosome 16, VicPac4, whole genome shotgun sequence genome encodes:
- the LOC102528209 gene encoding keratin-associated protein 3-3-like, giving the protein MACCVSCDGCSVRTGPATTICSFDKSCRCGVCLPSTCPHTVWLLEPTCCDNCPPPCHIPQPCVPTCFLLNSSQPTPCLETLNLTTYTQPCSEPCVPRCC